The Xyrauchen texanus isolate HMW12.3.18 chromosome 28, RBS_HiC_50CHRs, whole genome shotgun sequence genome has a segment encoding these proteins:
- the syncrip gene encoding heterogeneous nuclear ribonucleoprotein Q isoform X1, which yields MATEHINGNGTEEPMDTSAAVTHSEHFNTLLEAGLPQKVAEKLDEIYLAGLVAHSDLDERALEALKEFNEEGALQVLVQFKESDLSHVQNKSAFLCGVMKTYRQREKQGTKVLDSTKGPDEAKMKTLLDRTGYTLDVTTGQRKYGGPPPESVYTGVQPSIGTEIFVGKIPRDLFEDELVPLFEKAGPIWDLRLMMDPLSGLNRGYAFLTFCTKEAAQEAVKLCNNHEIRPGKHIGVCISVANNRLFVGSIPKSKTKEQIVEEFSKVTEGLTDVILYHQPDDKKKNRGFCFLEYEDHKAAAQARRRLMSGKVKVWGNVVTVEWADPIEDPDPEVMAKVKVLFVRNLANSVTDEILEKAFGQFGKLERVKKLKDYAFIHFDERDGAVKALAEMNGKDLEGEHIDIVFAKPPDQKRKERKAQRQAAKTQMYDDYYYYSPPQMPPPARGRGRGASRGGYSYPPDYYAYEDYYDYYGYDYHNYRGGYDDPYFGYDDFQAPARGRGGHGGARGGTSPARGRGASNPRGRAGFLQRGGPGASRGPRGGARGGVLPRGRGVRGARGGRGGNVGGKRKADGYNQPDSKRRQTINQNWGSQPIAQQPLQGGDHSGNYGYKSDNQEFYQDSFGQQWK from the exons ATGGCCACAGAACATATTAATGGGAATGGTACTGAAGAACCAATGGACACGTCTGCTGCAGTTACCCATTCTGAACACTTCAACACTTTATTAGAAGCTGGTTTACCACAAAAAGTTGCTGAAAAGCTAGATGAAATTTACCTAGCAG GCCTTGTAGCTCACAGTGACCTGGATGAGAGGGCCCTAGAAGCGCTGAAAGAGTTCAATGAGGAAGGTGCACTACAAGTTCTTGTTCAGTTCAAAGAGAGTGATTTATCCCATGTGCAA AATAAAAGTGCCTTTCTCTGTGGCGTGATGAAGacctacagacagagagagaaacagggGACCAAAGTTCTAGACTCCACTAAAGGACCAGATGAGGCAAAAATGAAA ACCTTGCTTGATAGAACCGGCTACACCCTAGATGTCACTACAGGTCAACGCAAATACGGTGGTCCTCCACCAGAGTCCGTTTACACTGGTGTTCAGCCATCAATTGGAACGGAG ATCTTTGTTGGGAAGATCCCAAGGGACTTGTTTGAGGATGAGTTGGTGCCTCTGTTTGAGAAAGCGGGGCCCATCTGGGACCTGCGTCTGATGATGGATCCATTGAGTGGCCTGAACAGGGGTTATGCCTTCCTCACTTTCTGCACTAAAGAAGCTGCACAGGAGGCTGTCAAGCTA TGTAACAATCATGAAATTCGCCCCGGCAAACATATTGGCGTGTGTATTTCAGTTGCAAACAACAGACTCTTTGTGGGCTCCATTCCCAAGAGCAAGACAAAAGAACAAATTGTTGAAGAGTTTTCCAAAGTCACAG AGGGTCTTACGGATGTAATACTTTACCATCAGCCGGATGATAAGAAAAAGAACCGGGGCTTCTGTTTTCTGGAGTACGAGGACCACAAAGCGGCAGCGCAGGCTCGCCGTAGGCTCATGAGTGGGAAGGTTAAAGTCTGGGGGAATGTGGTCACTGTCGAGTGGGCCGACCCAATCGAGGACCCTGACCCAGAGGTCATGGCAAAG GTGAAAGTGTTGTTTGTCAGAAACCTGGCCAACAGTGTAACGGATGAAATACTTGAAAAAGCATTTGGTCAGTTTGGCAAACTGGAGCGAGTGAAGAAACTGAAAGATTATGCCTTCATTCACTTTGATGAAAGAGATGGTGCTGTTAAG GCGTTGGCTGAAATGAATGGTAAAGATTTGGAGGGAGAGCACATTGACATTGTGTTTGCCAAGCCACCCGACCAGAAACGAAAAGAGAGGAAGGCGCAGCGTCAAGCAGCGAAGACTCAAAT GTACGATGATTACTACTATTATAGCCCCCCTCAAATGCCTCCTCCCGCCAGGGGCCGTGGTAGGGGTGCCAGTCGGGGGGGTTATTCGTACCCGCCCGACTATTACGCCTATGAAGATTACTATGATTACTATGGCTACGATTACCATAACTACAGGGGTGGCTATGATGACCCGTACTTTGGCTACGATGATTTCCAGGCCCCTGCTCGAGGACGAGGGGGGCATGGTGGGGCCAGAGGAGGCACGTCTCCCGCACGAGGCCGAGGGGCCAGCAATCCACGGGGCAGAGCGGGCTTCCTGCAGCGCGGCGGTCCGGGAGCGAGCAGAGGCCCACGTGGAGGAGCCAGAGGCGGGGTTCTGCCAAGAGGGCGCGGGGTACGTGGTGCTCGGGGTGGACGCGGTGGAAATGTAGGAGGCAAACGCAAAGCCGATGGCTACAACCAGCCAGATTCCAAACGGCGCCAGACCATTAATCAGAACTGGGGCTCGCAACCTATTGCACAGCAACCCTTGCAAGGTGGCGATCATTCTGGTAACTATGGTTACAAATCTGACAACCAGGAGTTTTATCAGGATTCTTTTGGGCAACAGTGGAAATAG
- the syncrip gene encoding heterogeneous nuclear ribonucleoprotein Q isoform X6, which translates to MATEHINGNGTEEPMDTSAAVTHSEHFNTLLEAGLPQKVAEKLDEIYLAGLVAHSDLDERALEALKEFNEEGALQVLVQFKESDLSHVQNKSAFLCGVMKTYRQREKQGTKVLDSTKGPDEAKMKTLLDRTGYTLDVTTGQRKYGGPPPESVYTGVQPSIGTEIFVGKIPRDLFEDELVPLFEKAGPIWDLRLMMDPLSGLNRGYAFLTFCTKEAAQEAVKLCNNHEIRPGKHIGVCISVANNRLFVGSIPKSKTKEQIVEEFSKVTEGLTDVILYHQPDDKKKNRGFCFLEYEDHKAAAQARRRLMSGKVKVWGNVVTVEWADPIEDPDPEVMAKVKVLFVRNLANSVTDEILEKAFGQFGKLERVKKLKDYAFIHFDERDGAVKALAEMNGKDLEGEHIDIVFAKPPDQKRKERKAQRQAAKTQMYDDYYYYSPPQMPPPARGRGRGASRGGYSYPPDYYAYEDYYDYYGYDYHNYRGGYDDPYFGYDDFQAPARGRGGHGGARGGTSPARGRGASNPRGRAGFLQRGGPGASRGPRGGARGGVLPRGRGQGKGVEAGPDMYQ; encoded by the exons ATGGCCACAGAACATATTAATGGGAATGGTACTGAAGAACCAATGGACACGTCTGCTGCAGTTACCCATTCTGAACACTTCAACACTTTATTAGAAGCTGGTTTACCACAAAAAGTTGCTGAAAAGCTAGATGAAATTTACCTAGCAG GCCTTGTAGCTCACAGTGACCTGGATGAGAGGGCCCTAGAAGCGCTGAAAGAGTTCAATGAGGAAGGTGCACTACAAGTTCTTGTTCAGTTCAAAGAGAGTGATTTATCCCATGTGCAA AATAAAAGTGCCTTTCTCTGTGGCGTGATGAAGacctacagacagagagagaaacagggGACCAAAGTTCTAGACTCCACTAAAGGACCAGATGAGGCAAAAATGAAA ACCTTGCTTGATAGAACCGGCTACACCCTAGATGTCACTACAGGTCAACGCAAATACGGTGGTCCTCCACCAGAGTCCGTTTACACTGGTGTTCAGCCATCAATTGGAACGGAG ATCTTTGTTGGGAAGATCCCAAGGGACTTGTTTGAGGATGAGTTGGTGCCTCTGTTTGAGAAAGCGGGGCCCATCTGGGACCTGCGTCTGATGATGGATCCATTGAGTGGCCTGAACAGGGGTTATGCCTTCCTCACTTTCTGCACTAAAGAAGCTGCACAGGAGGCTGTCAAGCTA TGTAACAATCATGAAATTCGCCCCGGCAAACATATTGGCGTGTGTATTTCAGTTGCAAACAACAGACTCTTTGTGGGCTCCATTCCCAAGAGCAAGACAAAAGAACAAATTGTTGAAGAGTTTTCCAAAGTCACAG AGGGTCTTACGGATGTAATACTTTACCATCAGCCGGATGATAAGAAAAAGAACCGGGGCTTCTGTTTTCTGGAGTACGAGGACCACAAAGCGGCAGCGCAGGCTCGCCGTAGGCTCATGAGTGGGAAGGTTAAAGTCTGGGGGAATGTGGTCACTGTCGAGTGGGCCGACCCAATCGAGGACCCTGACCCAGAGGTCATGGCAAAG GTGAAAGTGTTGTTTGTCAGAAACCTGGCCAACAGTGTAACGGATGAAATACTTGAAAAAGCATTTGGTCAGTTTGGCAAACTGGAGCGAGTGAAGAAACTGAAAGATTATGCCTTCATTCACTTTGATGAAAGAGATGGTGCTGTTAAG GCGTTGGCTGAAATGAATGGTAAAGATTTGGAGGGAGAGCACATTGACATTGTGTTTGCCAAGCCACCCGACCAGAAACGAAAAGAGAGGAAGGCGCAGCGTCAAGCAGCGAAGACTCAAAT GTACGATGATTACTACTATTATAGCCCCCCTCAAATGCCTCCTCCCGCCAGGGGCCGTGGTAGGGGTGCCAGTCGGGGGGGTTATTCGTACCCGCCCGACTATTACGCCTATGAAGATTACTATGATTACTATGGCTACGATTACCATAACTACAGGGGTGGCTATGATGACCCGTACTTTGGCTACGATGATTTCCAGGCCCCTGCTCGAGGACGAGGGGGGCATGGTGGGGCCAGAGGAGGCACGTCTCCCGCACGAGGCCGAGGGGCCAGCAATCCACGGGGCAGAGCGGGCTTCCTGCAGCGCGGCGGTCCGGGAGCGAGCAGAGGCCCACGTGGAGGAGCCAGAGGCGGGGTTCTGCCAAGAGGGCGCGGG CAGGGGAAAGGGGTCGAGGCTGGTCCTGACATGTACCAGTGA